The Setaria viridis chromosome 2, Setaria_viridis_v4.0, whole genome shotgun sequence DNA window CGCCAGCACGCGCACCTGCGGCACCCACCCCGTGCAGaccacgccgcgccccgccACGCGCCGCTCGAACCCGTCCGGGAGCAGCGAGCCGGAGTGCCCGGCGGGCCGTCGGAGCGCCCAGAGGAACTGCGCGCCGGAGCGCTCCAGCCCGAGCGCGAGCTCCCGCACGTGGCCCGCCATCACCGGCGCCTCGCTCCCGAGCGCGACGTAGATGACGGACCTGCTCGGCTGCTCGTCCAGCCAGTGCATGGCGTCCGAGAACGACCGGTCGACGCCCggggcgtcgccgtcgccgtcgtcggcaaCGGCCTCGTTGggcaggaggaggccggcggggatgACCGGCCTGGCGAAGAGCTCCGTGAGGAGCGGGAACAGCCGGGGCTCGGCCTCCGGGCAGCTGCGGTGGACGATGAGGCGGCAGCAGGGGCGCTGCTGCATCTCCCAGAAGCGGTCCATGTCGGACACGCCGGAGTCGTTCGgccggaacgcggcggcgatggcctcGGCCTCGTGGCGGCGGTATGAGATGGTTGAGGAGAACGGGATCCACGGCGGCGCGACCATGTAGTCCTCCGTCGTGGTGCGGGGGTGCACCTCGTTCTCGTGCTTTGTGCCGATGAAGGCCAGGATCGCCGCCGGCAGGATGAGGAAGACGGCGCATGCGATCTAGCAGCAGACAGAGGAAGATCACTAAAGAATATATATTTTCAGAATCTCCCCATCAAATATGAACAACCGTGCATATCTCACCTCGTGCTCCTCAGCGATTGGCCAAATCCAGTGCTGCGCGAAGTCGAGGATGATCCAGTCGGGCTTCCTCGAGAATGCCGCGGCGGCgttgtcgtcgccggcggcgcaggcctcggcgacgagctccgcgaacggcgcggcgaggccgtcGAACGCCTTCTTGAGCAGCCCGACCTTCTCCGGCGGGACGTCGGCCGTCGACTCGGCGCCTTCCGGCAGACCGTCGACCTCCGGCAGGTTCAGCGTGAGGACGCGGAGGCGCACGGACGGCTCCGGCGGGACGGCACCCAGCCTGGCGGCGTTCCTGGGCGTGGACACGAACGTGACGGcgtggccgcgccgcgccagccGCTTGGCGAGCTCGAGGAACGGGATCATGTGGCCGAACGCCAGCCATGGGAACACGACCACGTGGAGGGGACGAGAGGATGCCATGGCGGCCGGCTAGATAGCTGCTTCCTGGATAGCTGGATGGAAATCTCGGCGACGAAATGGTATAGGTATAGCACCTTGATATCGAGAAGGTGACCAAGATTATGACATTTATACGTATAAAATAGTGGTGTGACCCACGCATATGAATATTTTAATGGCTTCGACTAATATTCGCTCGACACCTCGACAGCCCGTACGGTCACGTGTGTATCACTCGTGATGGGTGCTACTCCTCCGATCCGTCTATTTTCGAGATGACGTTTCAGTCGCTAAAACTAAGAGGTATTTGGATCCGAGCTAAACTTGAGTCCCtttcgatactaattagaagtattaaatataaagtaattacaaaactaatttcacaaccTCTAAgttaaatcgcaagacgaatctattaagcctaattagtccataattttataatatggtgctacagtaaacattcactaatgatataataattagatttaatagattcgtctcgcgatttagcttaggaattctacaattagttttataattaattcttATTTAATCcttataattagcatccgaatattcgatgtgatacagATACCAACACCCCTAAACTACATCCAATTAAATTCGTCGACTGTAAcgtcgctgctgccgccgccgccaccagtgcTCGGAGCGGCTACATGTCTCGTATGCGACAAACTCACTACTAGTAAATATTATCACATCTGCTTGCACAACTTACGTGATTAAAACTTTTGGCCACTCAACAGACTTggaaaattacaaaaataagtGCCAATAATTAAAGCATGACAGGACAAGGGGAAGGAATCCCCACGACTCTTGACAGGACCAAGATGGCATTAATCAGACTTGGTAGCAAAGCCCAGGCAGCTCTTCATGAGCCAAACAAAGATGAGGCAATCAGCTGGAGTTTTCTAGGATAAGTCTGTAGTTCGGTACTCCGCTTGCCAGCACGCACCGCTCCTCCATCTGATACGAGCACTCCATCTAACAATAAGATGCAGCAACAACTATATGAATAAGAGTGAAAGGCAAAGCAAAAAAAGACAATATAAAAACCCCCATTGTGAATTAGTCACGTTTATATAAACAATGTGCAAACCAGCCTCCAGACTTCAAGCAAAACCTCTAGTTCTGCTGCAGTTCAGCATCTTTCTCAGTTAGCAGGCATTAACTGAGTGCAGTTCTTCTGTGATCCTCTCCTGCCAAACAATAATCCAACTGAAATGCCACATCAGATGAGCACATAAAAATAAAGAGAAGAAAACGGATTAACAAAAATCAAAACCATATGGCAACAGCCTACAACCTAAGCTCATACGCCTGACGAATCGAAAAGATGAAAACTGGCCAAGGTGAGAAGCCTCCGTCACTTGCATGCACCTGGTTATAGAAGAACTGTAGATGAGGGTTTGCTCCATAAAAACCTGATAGCCAAAACTACTGTACAGTCATGCTCCTTGCACAAAACTAATTAAACACAAGAACATACTGACAGATAGATATGAATGAAAAAGATGCTCTTCACGTGGTGGTGTTCCCATGGCTCGCCTTCGGCCACATCGTCCCCTTCCTCGAGCTCGCCCAGCAGCTGGCGAGGCGCGGCCACATCGTCACCTTCCTCTCCACCCCGAGGAACGTCGCCAGGACCAGGCCCGTCCCGCCGGAGCTCTCCCCGTACATCCGCTTCGTGTCCCTGCCACTGCCGGCCGTCGACGGCCTCCGGGACGGCGCGGAAGCTACGTCCGATGTCCCGCCTGAGAAGGTCGAGCTGCTCAAGATCGCCTTCGATGGCCTCGCCGCGCCTTTCGCCGGTTTCCTCACCGCGGCCTGCGGGGAGGAGACCGGGGAAGGGCGCGGCAGGAGGCCTGACTGAGTCATCGTCGACTTCAAGCACCACTGGCTCCCGCCCATCGCCGACGAGCATAGGGTGCCGTGCGCGCTGTTCTTCATCTTCCCGGCAGCGTTCGTGGCGTTCATCGGCCCCAAGGAGCTGAACGACGCGCacccgcggacggcggcggagcacttcatggtgccgccgccgtggatcccgccgccctcctcgatCGCGTACTGGCGGCAAGAGGCCGAGTGGATTGCGGGCGCGTTCCAGCCTCCACGTCTAATAGCTTTGTGCACGTTGGATCAAAAACAATAATGGAGGTTTGGCCTTCTCTTGAACGAACGGTCAATCGGATAGCAAAAAATATCTCTGAATAGGCCATTGTTTGAACTGCTGCTGAAAGATACTCTAGCCACCAGAAACTTGCCGATCATAGTCTGTATGGATGCTTGCAGCCGGCTATCTCTCACTCTGGATCTTATGGGATTTTACGGATTTTGTTGTCAACAACGGTCATCAAACCATAAGACGCCCTTCCAATCCTGACGGAAAACACTCAAAATTTTTCCTTCCCAGGGATAGTTTTTGCTTTATAGTCTTGACCTCTTTGTCCTCTAGTTGAGCCATGATTATTTGATCTTGCAAAGTGGGTTCCAAGGATATATGGTTCAAAAAAGTCTtgaggaacaatttccaaatttaatTTCCCTATCTCGTAACACAAGGTCTCATTAAACGCTTCGGCTGACaggcaattgcaatgggccttACGGCTTAATGCATACTCGATTGAAAAGAAACCTAACTTGGCAGTCATTTTCCACTTCATGGAGATCGTTTTAGCCCTCTGATCAACAGCaagcaaaacaaaaagaaaaatcttgaGGTATCTCCAGAAATTGAGTGAACAGAGGAGGTGCACAAGCACAAATTAGATTTCTGGCGCCATTTTCATGGAAAAACTTGAACCCACTGGCTTGCAAGGAACACAGCATGGATAGTGTCACTGTTACGTGATGGCAGTTATATGCTGATTGAACTGAATCATCTGAATACGCGCGCGTGCAAGCAAAGCTCCCCGCTCGCTCGAAAAAGAAGAGCCCGATAAAACCAAAACATCTTCCAAACCTTCTGAAATAAGACAaatagctaaactgctagggcCAATAGACCCCACTTCTCCAGAGTTTTCCCAGTTGAGAGTTCTGCAAGCTACCATCCATCACCTTCCTAGTTCGTTAAAACACCTCTGTCAGTTGATTTCTGCGGAACCTGGATCAAATAGGAATTATTAATCATCTGAAGAGAAAACAACGACAGTCCATGTAGCCCTTTTATTCGTGAAAATGGAAAGATAGCATGTTTATGCTTTATCCATGCCTTGATTCAGGCATTTAGCAGAAGTACACCATGATCCTTGCTATCAAATAGCAAGCCTCATTTCAGGCTTGATGTGTAGGTGATATTACTATAGGTTCTAGGACAAAGGAAAGGCATGCAGTGACTCATCATGATGGCACGGCTAGCATCCTTTAAACTCTTACACATTATTGTGTTCTATATATAGAATTTCTAGTTTTGACTTAACCATGTCTGATGATTCAATATATTCACAAACAAACAGAAATACTAGCAGTCTTGTACAAGCCCATGTACTTCTttgtgcttttttttaaaaaaaaagcaatgcaCGTTATGCTTACTTTCTTTCAATTTCTTGATCCATAAAACAGAAAAAGAAGACCACTTCTAAGAAACAGGGATATCTCAATTAATTGCTTATAATATTATACTcgtttttcattaaaaaaattatacataCAGGAGACAAATAAATCAAAACGATGACCCGCCAAACATTTTAAGGCCTCTATACATAGTTACTTGGTATATTTTGCCCAGTTTGGATTTTTTAATAATTTATGCAATGCTGTTCGTATAACAACTATAATCTGAAAGACTCGAAAGTAGAATATGATGGTGATAATGTTTAGTGTATTCTACCCTCAAAATGTAGTGTCTAAAGTGCCACTACAAGACCTAACAAAAGGAATTGTTGTTCAAGTTCATTCTTAACCAAAATAGCCATTTTATAAACTGATCACTCATGATTCGGAATATGCACTTCAATAATGATGGTATGAAGAAATGAACACATACAGGCAGTGAACAGTAACTAGTCACCAAGCAGTATCCTTAAGATGAAAAGGAATGAATATGACAATAATTGAGAGACAGATTCAGGGAGTACCAAGTAACCCATTCAATGTTTCATTTCAATTCTTCTTGACCCTGTCTACACGAACTAAAATGTCCGATAAACTCTTGCTTTTGACATTGTCCTTGTTCCTCCAAAACGTTCCTTCAATCATATATAGGACTTGAATAATTTTATTACTACATAAAAATAAATTGAAGTATACAGTTCCCTATGATGCATATAATAGTTGAAGTGGCAAATAAAACTGATACATTTGAAGTTTTGAACAGAAGTATAATCAATTAATTTTACTACAGAACAAAATGATACTGCTATGCACAAGCCTCCAACCAACAAGATGCAAAATTAAAAGGCAATATTGTAGCATAAAAATATCTATGTACCAAACATGAATCATGTGAAAGACAATAACCTGAAGAGGGGATCTGGCTTGATTGAAGCCACTGTGGGAGCACACACGGTTTAAGGAACTCATACTCCGCTCGGCGGTGATCATCTTCACCTATCAGCGTGCACCCAAGCGAATTCCCCGTGCCCATGTCCAAAGAGAGACTGCTTGCCAACTGTTAGATGCATGACGCTTGCGTTCAGTGGGTCAACAACAGCAATCTGCGGCTTGTTCTTACACAGGTCTTCATGCGGCCAGAGTCGGCGTAGTGCCACTGCTCCAGCGTCCAGCAGCTGCCGTCGTCGTCAAGTGTAAACGAGCTGAGCAGGAAAGGCTCTTCCTGTGACACCTCTGCATAGCGCATCCTCCCTTCGCTGACGCCGATGCGCCTGTACCTGCACATATCCCGTCGCTTCTTCTGGTCCACGTGCTCTGTCACGCTGCCCCTCGGCAGTTCGACAAAGCGGAGCTCCGGCCGGTCGCTGAACGGATCGACGGAGAGCGCGCCGCGGGCCACGTCGACCCACCACAGCCGGCCGGCGAAGGCCATCGCCTCATGGGCTATGTACATGTCCATCGGGCGCGCGAGCGGGAGTGGGGACGGCAAACCCACTATCTTGTCCCATTTTCCTGTTTGCGAGAGAAACCGCCGCATGACGAAGCTCCGGTCTTGGCCGTTGCTGAGCACGGCGACGGCGTACTCGTCAGGTGGCTGATCCGGGCGCTCGGATTGAGTGAGGATGCCAATGTCCGAGTACCACATGGTCTTCGTCGTGCCATCGATGTCCGGGAGGCGGACCAGCTGGCCACCGAGGTCCGAGGGGGTTGCAGACGAAGCGCGTGACTTCGGATTCCTCGGTGACTTCAGTCAGCATCCGTCCCCGGATGCCGCCGGGCATGACGACTCCGGGGACGACGGGGGCCGTGGCGGGGAAATCGTAGTAggtgaggacgaggaggccgtcGCCGCTCGCGGCACTGACGATACCGGCGAAGGCCGCGCATATGGTGTCGCCTGGGGGGTCGAGGTTACCATCCAGAGAACGAGTAATCAGAGATGCCTAAATAAGACTCCCGTCAAGTCATAGAACTACGCATCGGCATTTTTCATTTGAAACGATGAGCGTGCTGTCTCGCAGTGAACACAACATCAATAGTCTGGTGATGACCAGTTACATGCTGGCTGAACTCTCTCATTCTACTGCAACTGCAATGTTCCGAGTTCTAATACGCATGCAACCAAAAGCCCTGCCCCACAGAAAAGCCCAAAGAAACAAAGACCAATTCGTGACTTCTCCCAAAATCGGACAAAAGATATAGGTAAACTACGAGGGTTCTGTAAGCTACCGTCCATCAGCTTGCCGATTCGTTAGAACGCCAAGTCCAGTTGATTTTGTTGAAACCTGAATCAAATGGGAGACATTAGGACACGTTTGAATATCATATGAAGATAATGAGTGGtgtgaaaaaaaagagaatttATTTCATTCAGCGTAAACACAAACAGTAGACAGGAATGCATCTTGTCCCTTGACTTGTGAAAAAATaaagatagcatgtttgtgTTTAACTTATGCCAGTAAGAAGAAGATTACACCATGATCCTTGTTATGAAATAGCAAGCTGTCTTAGGCTTGATTGGTTGCTCATAATATGTTGGAAAAGGGATTACAGTGGCTCATCATGATGGTAAAGCTATAGGCATCCTTTCAACTCATAAACACAACTTGTAGCTGGCAGCTTATCGTTTTCGCTGGTTTCAGTATGTATAAACAGAAACACTGTCATAATCCCATATGCCTATTTGtatattcttttttaaaaatatacatGGTATGCTTACTTTCCGTGTCCTGTGACGCCAGTGACtacttacaagttacaacaggATAACGTGGCAAAAAAAACAGGAAGTAATACAGTTTAGTTCAGTTCCATCAAAAGATACAATTTAGTTCAGTGTTGCTCTTCAATGGTTGTCCAGAGTATTCTAGGAGACAATAAACCATAAAAGTGACAATGCTACACATATTTTAGGCTTTAATAGTTTCATGCTTTGTTACTTGCATTGTTATTGACCCAATTTGAAGTTCCTACTGTTTCACCCCCCAAAAAAGTTGAAATTCTGAATAACTATAACATGCACAACTGGAAGGGGAGCCTTGGCGCAGCGGTAAAGCTGTTGCCTTGTGACCATGAGGTCACGGGTACCAGCCTCTTGCAGAAATGCACGGAAAGGTTGCGTCCAAAAAGACCCTAAGTGGTCGGACCCTTCCCCGAACCCTGCGCAAGCGGGAGCTACGTGCACCGGGCTGCCCTATAACATGCACAGCTACTCTAAAGTAGAGACAAGAGAGTAAAACATGATACTGATAAGTAGTGTATTCTATCCTAAGTATAACTTTATACTTCGCTCCTGCACATTGAATCCCAATAAACATTACAAGATTGCAGGAAAAAGGTTCCTCAACTGCTTAACTGATATGTGATAGCCAGTTTCTGGTCTGTTATGATTCGGAGTACAGATTTTAGGAACGATGAGACGAACACAAAACACATATAGGCAGCGAAAAGTAAGTAGACACAAAAGCATtatttggaaaagaaaaaatagataACAGATTAAACATAAGAGTTAGCTTAAGAACGAACCAAGTGATTAGTTTGCTTCTGCACCTCAATTCTTCTTGTCTCTGTCTACACGGGCCAATATGTCTGATAAAGTCTTGCTTTTGGCATCAGTCTTGGTGCCTGAAAAAGTTCCTTTAGTTGAGAGATTTGAAAAATTAGAACAAAAAATCTATACATTTCTCTGCATTGCATATTATAGTTGAAGACTTGAAGTGCCAAACAAAGAAATTGAGCAAGAGCATAGCATCCTTGTATCGAACATTTTAAAAGGAGATATACACCCTTACTAATGCCATGGTTTCTGCACAAAAATGCATTCAGTTTAGTTGGCTCGAAATATGTAAATCTCCATTCACCTTTTAGCCCCATCCCCGTGCAAGCGACGAGACGAGCAGATGGTCAAGGGACTGAGCTGCGAGCAGGGGAGGAAGGACAGGAGTGGGATGGCGTCGCCGGAGAGGtccgagcggcggcagcggcgcagggAGCTgatggggggagagagagagagagagcgggctGCCGCTCGGGGCCGAGCGTGCGTCGCGAGCAGAAGTGGCAGGGGGCTCTTCACAAAAGTAGCAGCGGGGGGTTTTCTGCAAAATTGACACGATTTTCGAATTTCCGTTCCTTGGCATTGAAATAATTTCGAGTACAGGGTCTTGGATGTAAAAGAATTGAAAGCATTTACTGTTCGTGGAGGGCCTCGCTAGATCCGGAACATAATATAACAAACTCAAAGGGTGTTTTTGCAAATCGGACGGCCAGATCGGAGAGTTGATAGCGCCGCTACATCTCCATATACAGCACCGCGGCGAGACACGCACACCCACACGCTAATCACACACGAGAGAGTCAGAGAGAGGAATCCGGAATCCTGCCATGGCTCTCCGCACCCTGTCGTCGAAGAAGATCCTATCCCTCGCCCTCGGCGGCGCTCGGCCGCTGTCAGTGGCTGCGGCATCCGCGAGGGGGGTGACGACGGTCAGCCACCTCGACCTCTCCTACGATTTTGGCGCGCTGGAGCCGGCCATCTCCGGGGAGATCAAGCGCCTACACCACCAGAAGCACCACGCAATCTACGTTGCCAACTACAAGGCGCTCGACTCGCTCGATGCCACCGTCGCCAAGGTTGACACCTCCACCATCGTCCAGCTTCAGGGCGCCATCAAGTTCAATGGCAGCGGTGAGTGAGGCCCCCCTGCTCCTCTCTTTAGGGTATGGGGCTGTATTATTTCGTGGAGGTGATGCAGGCGGGGCGAAGTTTACGTTGGATGGGAGTTTAGTGCGCTTCTTTTGCCGATCTCGGATGATCTGAGTGTGGAGGAGGTGGGTGTTGATCTCCCGAATTCGATACGGTTGGCGGATTTTATGATTATGCTGTTTCTGAGGTTTCAGTTGTGAGGTTTTCCCTGGATCATGAATGCAGATTTATGTGGACCATCGATGGCCTGATTGTCTCCGATATGGTGTTCTAGATTAGTGCTACTGTTCCAGGCAAAATTTCTAAGATTAGTTCATGGTACCGTACCAGTAGTGTGTTTAGGTTGTTCTGCTTCTAGTCCTGATAATGCAAGTAGCATTTTCTGTGTTGTGGTTGATTAGAAAACTGGTTAGGTTCTCTCTAACGTGCAGGAATCGGTGTGTTTTGGTTGGCTATTGAAATTTTTTGAGGCATATTTGTGGATGTTTAGACCTATATACTGCTTTCACGAGATGTCCTGGCACTTCTATATTATGAATTAACTTACTTCATTTTCTACACATCCCTTTATTGTCTTGGGGCTATGGGCTATATTGTACTTGTTTGTGAAAATGTGAAACCTGTTCATTTTGTTTGGTGAACTGCTGCCTATTTAACCTCGCTTATTGGCAAGACCAATTTTAGCACTTCTTGTTCTGCTAGATTAAGGACTTGTTAAGCCCCTTGCTATTTATTGTGAAGAAGCTTTTTGGCCTATTTAACTTGTTCATGAGCATGACATGTTAACCTCTTGATTGTATTCACATGTAGCCTTCTGGTAAAAGGTCATCGTGTTCAGATTGTTAACGAATTGTTCCTCTGCTCTAGAATTTTCACTAAGATGTTTGTCATGTTGCAGGTCATGTGAACCATTCAATTTTTTGGAATGACCTCAAGGCTATGAGCGTTAGTATCttgttaataaaatttgttgtTCCCTCAAGGGGAAACCATGCAATTTTTTTCTCGTGTTGTTTCATGAAAAACTGCGAATGTTGTTTTATAGGAAGGTGGTGGGGAGCCACCGCATGGGAAACCTGGCTGGGTTATTAATGAGGATTGTGGTTCATTTGAGGCACCTGTAAAGATGAACGGAGAAGGTGCTGCTTTGCAAGGATCTGGGTGGTATGTACAATTTGCTTTATTCTATCCAGAATACTTGATGTCAGTCAGAAGATATGTTGTGTTGGTGATAAAATCATTACTTGTGCAGTGTCTCGCTTTGGATAAAGAGGCAAAAAATCTTTCAGCTGAAATTGTTGCTAATCAGGTGAAATATATCATCCACGTCTATTAGTTCACATGTGAAGGCACAACTATGTCATGTTCTCAGTCTTAAATTGTTTATACTGCAACCACGTTGTGTTGTCGGCTGGTCCTAGCACCTACGTGTACCATAGGCAAGCCTACAACCCTACAGGCCCTACACGTACCATCTTCTATGCGGCCATTGTTGTTGGGAGTGTGATCAGACCTTACATATGTATTCATG harbors:
- the LOC117845375 gene encoding UDP-glycosyltransferase 91B1 — encoded protein: MASSRPLHVVVFPWLAFGHMIPFLELAKRLARRGHAVTFVSTPRNAARLGAVPPEPSVRLRVLTLNLPEVDGLPEGAESTADVPPEKVGLLKKAFDGLAAPFAELVAEACAAGDDNAAAAFSRKPDWIILDFAQHWIWPIAEEHEIACAVFLILPAAILAFIGTKHENEVHPRTTTEDYMVAPPWIPFSSTISYRRHEAEAIAAAFRPNDSGVSDMDRFWEMQQRPCCRLIVHRSCPEAEPRLFPLLTELFARPVIPAGLLLPNEAVADDGDGDAPGVDRSFSDAMHWLDEQPSRSVIYVALGSEAPVMAGHVRELALGLERSGAQFLWALRRPAGHSGSLLPDGFERRVAGRGVVCTGWVPQVRVLAHGAVGAFLTHCGWGSTVESLFRFGLPLVMLPFVVDQGLIARAMAAHGVGVEVPRNDDDGSFRGDDVAATVRRVMAEEEGQELARNARELQKVVGDKVRQEQYVDELVECLHRSK
- the LOC117843511 gene encoding putative UDP-rhamnose:rhamnosyltransferase 1 is translated as MNEKDALHVVVFPWLAFGHIVPFLELAQQLARRGHIVTFLSTPRNVARTRPVPPELSPYIRFVSLPLPAVDGLRDGAEATSDVPPEKVELLKIAFDGLAAPFAGFLTAACGEETGEGRGRRPD
- the LOC117844026 gene encoding superoxide dismutase [Mn] 3.4, mitochondrial-like; this translates as MALRTLSSKKILSLALGGARPLSVAAASARGVTTVSHLDLSYDFGALEPAISGEIKRLHHQKHHAIYVANYKALDSLDATVAKVDTSTIVQLQGAIKFNGSGHVNHSIFWNDLKAMSEGGGEPPHGKPGWVINEDCGSFEAPVKMNGEGAALQGSGWYCLALDKEAKNLSAEIVANQVKYIIHVY